One genomic window of Branchiostoma floridae strain S238N-H82 chromosome 4, Bfl_VNyyK, whole genome shotgun sequence includes the following:
- the LOC118413948 gene encoding medium-chain acyl-CoA ligase ACSF2, mitochondrial-like — MEEVQRLGNDESLLAEVRTLQDQLSCRDTFMLGFTSGSTGQPKCVELSTYAIHNNIRFIGKAIGMPKEGTALYPYLTFRFAVIYPFTAGCALVVPASSSPSSREMLEILQEEKCKAIGILYLKECHGLFHDPHLGDYDLSSLDRVLVTGNVMPKSLVDYAAKVLPNATMFVGYGGTEFMFVASTSAEKVAEGKGSTVGKLLQHTEMQLVDKDGQVVPLGHEGEVYVRAYSLFNRYRGDEEKTAKAMTADGWYKTGDVGVLDEGVVLKLFGRVSDMIIRNAFNVHPTAVESPLSKHPKVQDVRVFGVPDPASVEEICACIILKEGQTADSQEMTKFCAEIGLVPIEMPGYFLFMDEFPMTRTLRKVDRKKLRLIAMEKLGLKEEA, encoded by the exons ATGGAGGAGGTACAGAGGCTGGGGAATGACGAGTCTCTCCTGGCTGAAGTCAGGACTCTACAGGACCAGCTCAGCTGCCGGGACACCTTCATGTTGGGATTCACTTCG GGAAGTACCGGCCAGCCGAAGTGTGTTGAGCTGAGCACTTACGCTATTCATAACAACATCCGTTTTATCGGCAAGGCTATCGGTATGCCGAAAGAG GGAACAGCACTCTACCCGTACCTGACATTCCGGTTCGCTGTGATCTACCCCTTCACGGCGGGGTGTGCACTGGTTGTTCCTGCAAGCTCGTCACCGTCGTCTCGAGAAATGTTGGAAATACTCCAAGAGGAGAA GTGCAAGGCGATCGGCATATTATATCTGAAAGAATGCCATGGCTTGTTTCATGATCCACACCTCGGTGATTACGACCTGTCTTCGCTTGACCGAG TGCTTGTCACCGGCAATGTTATGCCAAAGAGTCTAGTTGATTATGCTGCCAAAGTCCTGCCGAATGCAACGATGTTT GTTGGCTACGGTGGAACAGAGTTCATGTTTGTGGCATCAACGTCAGCCGAGAAGGTCGCGGAAGGGAAAGGATCCACAGTGGGCAAGCTGTTACAGCATACCGAG ATGCAGCTTGTGGACAAAGACGGCCAGGTTGTACCATTAGGGCACGAGGGGGAGGTGTATGTGAGAGCGTACTCTTTGTTTAACCGGTATCGTGGAGACGAGGAGAAAACAGCAAAGGCGATGACAGCTGACGGATGGTACAAAACAGG TGATGTCGGTGTTCTCGATGAAGGAGTCGTCCTCAAGCTTTTTGGCAGAGTTTCG GATATGATAATCAGGAATGCCTTTAACGTTCACCCGACTGCCGTTGAGTCACCTTTGTCAAAGCATCCGAAGGTGCAAGATGTCAGG GTTTTTGGCGTGCCTGATCCGGCCAGTGTGGAGGAGATCTGcgcatgtatcat CCTGAAGGAAGGACAAACCGCGGACTCCCAGGAGATGACGAAGTTCTGTGCAGAGATCGGG CTCGTTCCGATAGAAATGCCCGGCTATTTCCTCTTCATGGACGAGTTTCCGATGACGCGGACACTACGCAAG GTTGACCGGAAGAAGTTGAGACTGATCGCCATGGAGAAGCTTGGTCTGAAGGAGGAGGCCTGA
- the LOC118413981 gene encoding medium-chain acyl-CoA ligase ACSF2, mitochondrial-like, translated as MKQCSQSQAICPHIEAHDRQLFPLQVVGVPDPVSVEEVCACVIMKEGQTADSQEMRKSCVEIGIVPEEMPGYFLFMDEFPMTSTRHKVDRKKLRLIAMEKLGLKEEA; from the exons ATGAAGCAGTGTTCCCAATCACAAGCTATTTGTCCACATATCGAAGCTCATGATAGACAACTTTTTCCCCTCCAGGTTGTCGGCGTGCCTGATCCAGTCAGTGTGGAGGAGGTTTGCGCATGTGTCAT CATGAAGGAAGGACAAACTGCGGACTCACAGGAGATGAGGAAGTCCTGTGTAGAGATCGGG ATTGTTCCAGAGGAAATGCCCGGATATTTCCTCTTCATGGACGAGTTTCCAATGACTTCGACACGGCacaag GTTGACAGGAAGAAGTTGAGACTGATCGCCATGGAGAAGCTTGGTCTGAAGGAGGAGGCCTGA
- the LOC118413923 gene encoding medium-chain acyl-CoA ligase ACSF2, mitochondrial-like isoform X3 translates to MSYMRGATDDPLLDVTFGQLLDDTAARWPDREAYVFKKAGARVTFADIQEKATRLAAGLKAIGTARGDVVAWLFGHRPEWIYLYFAVAKLGAIALPLQEERVGRSVETMNYFLNKAGVKVLIMADKSETQPADEKTSFLETLFPEIKTADPGMLKIERIPTLTSIIVLADGATGTGAYTMEEVQRLGNDESLLAEVRTLQDQLSCRDTFMLGFTSGSTGLPKCAELTTYALHNNTRVIGKVIGMPNEGTALYPYLTFRFAVIYPFTAGCTLVVPASSSPSSVEMLEILQEEKCKAIGVLYLKECHGLLHDPHLGDYDLSSLDRVLVTGNVTPKSLVDHAAKVLPNAKMFVGYGGTEFIFLTSTSAEKVAEGRGSTVGKLLEHAEMQLVDTDGRVVPLGHEGEVYVRAYSLFNGYRGDEEKTSKAMTADGWYKTGDVGVLDEEGVLKLFGRVSDMIIRNSFNVHPTAIESPLSKHPKVQDVRVVGVPDPASVEEICACVILKEGQTADSQEMTKFCAEIGLVPIEMPGYFLFMDEFPMTLTRRKVDRKKLRLIAMEKLGLKEEA, encoded by the exons ATGAGTTACATGCGGGGCGCTACCGATGACCCTCTCCTTGATGTGACCTTCGGACAGCTGCTGGACGACACGGCGGCACGATGGCCAGACAGAGAGGCGTATGTGTTCAAGAAGGCAGGTGCAAGGGTCACCTTTGCCGACATACAAGAAAAG GCAACCCGACTAGCAGCAGGACTAAAGGCCATAGGTACGGCACGAGGGGATGTAGTCGCCTGGCTCTTCGGTCACCGCCCGGAATGGATCTACTTGTACTTCGCCGTGGCCAAGTTAGGAGCCATTGCG TTGCCATTGCAGGAGGAGCGTGTCGGGCGCAGCGTGGAGACCATGAATTACTTCCTGAATAAG GCTGGTGTGAAGGTCCTTATCATGGCTGACAAATCGGAAACCCAACCAGCAGACGAGAAGACCTCTTTCCTGGAAACTTTGTTTCCGGAAATCAAAACAGCCGATCCTGGGATGCTGAAGATTGAAAG AATCCCCACGTTGACCAGTATCATTGTACTCGCAGACGGGGCAACAGG AACCGGTGCCTACACCATGGAGGAGGTGCAGAGGCTGGGGAATGACGAGTCTCTCCTGGCTGAAGTCAGGACTCTGCAGGACCAGCTCAGCTGCCGCGACACCTTCATGTTGGGATTCACTTCG GGAAGTACCGGCCTACCGAAGTGTGCTGAACTAACTACTTACGCCCTTCATAACAACACCCGTGTCATCGGCAAGGTCATTGGTATGCCGAATGAG GGAACAGCACTCTACCCGTACCTGACATTCCGGTTCGCTGTGATCTACCCCTTCACGGCGGGGTGCACACTGGTTGTTCCTGCAAGTTCGTCGCCGTCGTCTGTGGAAATGTTGGAAATACTTCAAGAGGAGAA GTGCAAGGCGATCGGCGTATTATATCTGAAGGAATGCCATGGCTTGTTACATGATCCACACCTCGGTGATTACGATCTGTCGTCACTTGACCGAG TGCTTGTCACAGGCAACGTCACGCCAAAGAGTCTTGTTGATCATGCCGCCAAAGTCCTGCCGAATGCGAAGATGTTT GTTGGCTATGGTGGAACAGAGTTCATATTTTTGACATCAACGTCAGCCGAGAAGGTTGCGGAAGGGAGAGGATCCACGGTGGGCAAGCTGTTAGAACATGCTGAG ATGCAGCTTGTCGACACAGACGGCCGGGTTGTACCATTAGGCCATGAAGGGGAGGTGTATGTGAGAGCGTACTCATTGTTTAACGGGTATCGTGGAGACGAGGAGAAAACATCTAAGGCGATGACAGCTGACGGATGGTACAAAACAGG TGATGTTGGTGTTCTCGATGAAGAAGGAGTCCTAAAGCTTTTTGGCAGAGTTTCG GATATGATCATCAGGAATTCCTTCAACGTGCACCCGACTGCCATTGAGTCTCCTTTGTCGAAGCATCCGAAGGTGCAAGATGTCAGG GTTGTTGGTGTGCCTGATCCGGCCAGTGTGGAGGAGATCTGCGCATGTGTCAT CCTGAAGGAAGGACAAACCGCGGACTCCCAGGAGATGACGAAGTTCTGTGCAGAGATCGGG